A segment of the Promicromonospora sukumoe genome:
CGTGCTGCACTCCCGGGTCGCGCGCTCGAACGTCTACCTGCTGCACACCCTCGGCGCCGAGGTGACCCTGGTCGCGCCGCCCACCCTCGTCCCCGTGGGCGTGGAGACCTGGCCGTGCCGGGTCTCGTACCACCTGGACGAGACGCTCGAGCAGTGGCAGCCCGATGCGGTCATGATGCTGCGGGTGCAGCGTGAGCGGATGTCGGGCGGTTCGGGGTCGTTCTTCCCGAGCCCCATGGAGTACAGCCGCAAGTTCGGGTTCGACGCCCGCCGCCTCGCGGTCCTGCCGGACCACGCGATCGTGATGCACCCCGGGCCGATGAACCGCGGCCTGGAGATCTCGGCGGCCGCCGCCGACCACCCCCGCTCCGTGATCGTGGAGCAGGTGGCCAACGGCGTCGCCGTCCGGATGGCCGCGCTGTACCTGCTGCTCTCCGGCGACGACAGCACGAACACCCAGCAGACCAGCACCAGCACCGACGAGAGGACCGCCCTGTGAGCACCCCTTCAACCACGACCTACGTCCTGCGTGGGGTGCGTCCCTACGGCACGGACCCGGTCGACGTCGTGCTCGCGGACGGCGTGGTCGCCGCGATCGGCGCGCCGGGGACGGTCGAGGTGCCCGACGGCGCGCACGAGGTCGGTGGCGACAGCGGTAGCGACGAGGGCCTGGTGCTGCTGCCCGGCCTCGTCGACCTGCACACCCACCTGCGCGAGCCGGGCCGCGAGGACGCCGAGACGGTGTTCTCCGGCACCCGGGCCGCCGCCGCGGGCGGGTTCACGGCCGTGCACGCGATGGCCAACACGACGCCGACGCAGGACACCGCGGGCGTCGTCGAGCAGGTGCACCGGCTGGGCGAGCAGGCCGGCTGGGTGGACGTGCACCCCGTCGGCGCCGTCACGGTGGGCCTGGGCGGCGAGAAGCTCGCCGAGCTGGGCGCGATGGCCGACTCCGCCGCCCGCGTTCGGGTCTTCTCCGACGACGGCAAGTGCGTGCACGACCCGGTGCTCATGCGCCGCGCGCTGGAGTACGTCAAGGCGTTCGACGGCGTCGTCGCGCAGCACGCGCAGGAGCCGCGCCTGACCGAGGGCGCGCAGATGAACGAGGGCGTCGTCTCCGCGCAGATCGGCCTGACGGGCTGGCCCGCCGTGGCCGAGGAGTCGATCATCGCCCGCGACGTGCTGCTGGCCGAGCACGTCGGCTCGCGCCTGCACGTCTGCCACCTGTCCACCGCCGGCTCGGTGGAGATCATCCGCTGGGCCAAGGGCCGCGGCATCGACGTCACCGCCGAGGTCACGCCCCACCACCTGGTGCTCACGGACGAGCTGGCCCGCGAGTACGACCCGGTGTTCAAGGTGAACCCGCCGCTGCGCACCGCCAAGGACGTCGAGGCGGTCCGCGAGGGCCTGGCCGACGGCACCATCGACATCGTCGCCACCGACCACGCCCCGCACCCGGTCGAGGACAAGGACTGCGAGTGGTCCTCGGCCGCGTTCGGCATGACCGGCCTGGAGACGGCGCTGTCCGTCGTGCAGCAGACCATGGTCGACACCGGCCGTCTGACCTGGGCCGACGTCGCCCGCGTGCTCTCGGAGAACCCCGCGCGCATCGGCCGGATCAGTGCCACGCAGGGCCGGCCGATCGCCGTCGGCGAGCCCGCCAACCTGACCCTCGTCGACCCGGCCGCCACGCGCGCGGTCGACGGCGCCGCCCAGGTCACCGCCAGCGCCAACACCCCGTTCCAGGGCATGGAGCTGCCGGGCCGCGTGGTCGCGACGTTCC
Coding sequences within it:
- a CDS encoding dihydroorotase codes for the protein MSTPSTTTYVLRGVRPYGTDPVDVVLADGVVAAIGAPGTVEVPDGAHEVGGDSGSDEGLVLLPGLVDLHTHLREPGREDAETVFSGTRAAAAGGFTAVHAMANTTPTQDTAGVVEQVHRLGEQAGWVDVHPVGAVTVGLGGEKLAELGAMADSAARVRVFSDDGKCVHDPVLMRRALEYVKAFDGVVAQHAQEPRLTEGAQMNEGVVSAQIGLTGWPAVAEESIIARDVLLAEHVGSRLHVCHLSTAGSVEIIRWAKGRGIDVTAEVTPHHLVLTDELAREYDPVFKVNPPLRTAKDVEAVREGLADGTIDIVATDHAPHPVEDKDCEWSSAAFGMTGLETALSVVQQTMVDTGRLTWADVARVLSENPARIGRISATQGRPIAVGEPANLTLVDPAATRAVDGAAQVTASANTPFQGMELPGRVVATFLRGRATVLDGAPVDSTSTLEGATR